The Caulifigura coniformis genome includes a region encoding these proteins:
- a CDS encoding carboxymuconolactone decarboxylase family protein, with amino-acid sequence MQGRLNPASLAPEPYRKQVAMETYLAGCGLDPVIKHLVKIRASQINGCAYCIDMHTKDARAEGETEQRIYALSAWRETPFFTDRERAALAWTEAVTLVPQGVSDELFETTSEHFPEKELVDLTWAIASINAWNRIAISFRSVPGEYQSPATKHAAAT; translated from the coding sequence ATGCAAGGCCGTCTGAATCCCGCTTCTCTCGCACCGGAGCCTTACCGCAAGCAGGTCGCGATGGAGACCTATCTGGCCGGCTGCGGCCTCGACCCGGTCATCAAACACCTGGTGAAGATCCGGGCGTCGCAGATCAACGGGTGTGCGTACTGCATCGACATGCACACGAAGGACGCCCGCGCGGAGGGAGAGACCGAACAGAGGATCTATGCCCTGAGCGCCTGGCGGGAAACGCCGTTTTTCACGGACCGCGAACGGGCGGCCCTCGCCTGGACGGAGGCCGTGACGCTGGTTCCGCAGGGAGTTTCCGACGAACTGTTCGAGACAACGAGCGAACACTTTCCCGAAAAAGAACTGGTCGACCTGACATGGGCCATCGCGTCGATTAACGCCTGGAACCGCATTGCCATCAGCTTCCGTTCCGTGCCGGGCGAGTATCAGTCGCCGGCGACGAAGCATGCCGCGGCGACGTGA